In a genomic window of Arcticibacter tournemirensis:
- the thrA gene encoding bifunctional aspartate kinase/homoserine dehydrogenase I, giving the protein MKILKFGGTSVGSVKSISTIIEILKNESSSGENPVVVLSAMGGVTNLLSTMANKAAAGEDFSAYVTELESRHFEVIKALLDVHQQNPVFTRLKILFNQLEDILQGISSLREITPKTYDLVLSFGERCSTFLVSKIAEQSLGPVEYVNACDVIKTDSSFGQAKVQTELTDMLIRDFYEANKGKMLFVTGFIASNEEGRVTTLGRGGSDYTAAIFGSALNAEEIEIWTDVNGMMTADPRMVKKAFPLKELSYIEAMELSYFGAKVIYPPTMIPAFMKRIPIVIRNTFEPSFPGTVISHESRPSEHSVKGISSINEISIINLEGSGMVGKAGFSGRLFSLLAREQINVILITQSSSEHSITFAVNPLDAVKAKLLIEQEFELELEAKKIEVPEIEEGLSILAIVGENMKKTSGVSGTLFHALGRNGVNVRAIAQGSSEYNISVIISRVDLAKALNAVHDAFYTDLKKTLNVFCLGTGNIGKTLFKQLEQHRDFLQRQNGILVNVIGISNTRKMVFEEGGLALQNWQETLDSSGEPADLDAFIARMREMNLPNAVFVDNTASQVPIAYYEEVFRSNISVVTCNKIGNSASYQQYRKFSDLARKHGVDFYYETNVGAGLPIIRTLKDLMMSGDRVIRIEAILSGTISFIFNNFKGDTSFYDIVKQAQEKGFTEPDPRDDLRGTDFMRKMLILARDAGYTLEPEDVKIENMLPQSCLDAGSVEEFYEQLKVNNDYFEGLKTEAESAGKVLRYIGKLENGDVSIALEMVDDAHPFYMLSGSDNIISFTTERYKERPLVVKGPGAGAEVTAAGVFADIVNVGA; this is encoded by the coding sequence ATGAAAATCTTAAAATTTGGAGGCACGTCCGTCGGTTCCGTTAAAAGTATCAGTACTATAATCGAAATCCTTAAAAATGAATCTTCTTCAGGTGAGAATCCCGTTGTGGTATTGTCTGCAATGGGAGGGGTGACGAACCTTCTTTCGACCATGGCTAATAAAGCTGCTGCGGGCGAAGATTTTTCGGCCTACGTCACAGAATTGGAAAGCCGCCATTTTGAGGTGATCAAAGCGTTGCTCGATGTTCATCAGCAAAACCCGGTATTTACGAGGTTGAAGATCCTGTTCAACCAGCTGGAAGATATTTTGCAGGGGATTTCGAGTTTAAGGGAGATCACACCAAAAACATACGACCTGGTATTAAGCTTTGGCGAACGCTGTTCGACATTTCTTGTCAGCAAAATTGCAGAGCAGTCTCTCGGCCCGGTAGAATATGTGAATGCTTGCGATGTCATTAAAACCGACAGCAGCTTCGGTCAGGCGAAGGTTCAGACTGAACTGACTGATATGCTGATCAGGGATTTCTACGAAGCGAATAAAGGAAAAATGCTGTTTGTTACAGGCTTTATCGCCAGTAACGAGGAGGGACGTGTCACGACGCTCGGCCGTGGAGGAAGTGATTATACTGCTGCAATATTCGGTTCTGCCCTGAATGCTGAGGAAATTGAAATATGGACCGACGTCAACGGAATGATGACAGCCGATCCGCGTATGGTGAAGAAGGCGTTCCCGCTGAAAGAGCTATCGTATATAGAAGCAATGGAGCTTTCCTATTTCGGCGCCAAAGTGATCTATCCGCCTACGATGATCCCGGCGTTCATGAAGAGGATTCCTATTGTAATCCGCAATACTTTTGAGCCTTCATTCCCCGGCACAGTAATAAGTCATGAAAGCCGCCCTTCAGAACATAGTGTTAAAGGAATCTCTTCAATTAATGAGATCAGTATCATTAACCTTGAAGGAAGCGGCATGGTAGGTAAGGCTGGCTTTAGCGGCCGGCTGTTCTCTCTTCTCGCGCGTGAGCAGATCAATGTGATTCTTATTACCCAGTCGTCGTCGGAACACAGCATCACATTTGCGGTAAATCCGCTTGATGCCGTGAAGGCGAAGCTGCTTATTGAACAGGAATTTGAACTGGAGCTGGAAGCGAAGAAGATAGAGGTTCCTGAGATTGAAGAAGGCCTTTCTATTCTTGCCATTGTTGGTGAGAATATGAAGAAAACTTCAGGCGTTTCGGGTACACTCTTTCATGCTCTGGGCAGGAACGGGGTGAATGTTCGTGCTATAGCTCAGGGATCTTCAGAGTACAATATCTCCGTGATTATTTCGCGGGTTGACCTTGCCAAAGCACTAAATGCGGTTCACGATGCATTCTATACGGACCTTAAAAAGACCCTCAATGTTTTTTGTCTGGGAACAGGCAATATCGGAAAGACGCTTTTTAAGCAATTGGAGCAACATCGCGATTTTCTGCAAAGACAAAATGGGATCCTGGTGAACGTTATTGGCATCAGCAATACGCGTAAAATGGTATTTGAGGAGGGTGGCCTTGCACTGCAGAACTGGCAGGAGACACTTGATTCGTCGGGAGAACCGGCCGATCTCGACGCTTTTATAGCAAGAATGAGGGAGATGAACCTTCCGAATGCCGTTTTTGTTGATAACACCGCCAGTCAGGTACCTATTGCCTACTATGAAGAGGTTTTTCGCTCTAATATTTCTGTGGTTACCTGTAATAAGATCGGCAATTCGGCTTCCTATCAGCAATATCGTAAGTTCAGTGACCTCGCCAGAAAGCATGGTGTAGACTTTTATTACGAAACAAATGTAGGCGCTGGTCTTCCTATAATCCGCACCCTGAAAGATCTGATGATGAGTGGCGACAGGGTGATCAGGATAGAGGCTATTTTGTCGGGTACGATCTCTTTTATTTTTAATAATTTTAAAGGCGATACCTCATTTTACGACATCGTTAAGCAGGCTCAGGAGAAGGGTTTTACGGAGCCTGATCCCAGGGATGATCTTCGTGGGACTGACTTTATGCGGAAGATGCTGATCCTGGCTCGTGATGCCGGGTATACCCTGGAGCCCGAAGATGTGAAGATCGAGAACATGCTTCCGCAGTCGTGCCTTGATGCAGGGTCAGTAGAAGAGTTTTATGAGCAGCTGAAAGTCAATAATGATTATTTCGAGGGACTGAAAACAGAGGCCGAAAGCGCCGGAAAAGTTTTGCGGTACATCGGTAAACTGGAAAATGGAGATGTATCCATTGCGCTGGAAATGGTAGACGACGCTCATCCGTTTTATATGCTGTCTGGAAGTGATAACATTATCTCTTTTACCACCGAGCGGTATAAAGAGCGTCCTTTGGTAGTTAAAGGTCCGGGGGCTGGCGCTGAGGTGACTGCAGCGGGGGTGTTTGCAGACATTGTAAATGTAGGGGCGTAG
- the rsgA gene encoding ribosome small subunit-dependent GTPase A, which translates to MQGLVIKSTGSWYQVETEDGTVLDCRIKGIFRTKDIKTTNPIAVGDRVEIELEPDQDTGIINKLKERKNYIIRKSVNLSKQAQIIAANLDQALLVVTLASPRTSLGFVDRFLVTAEAYDVPAGIIFNKLDLFSDEGLEILAEYEEIYTSIGYPCYEVSALEGTNLEQITDVLKDKVTLISGHSGVGKSTLINKLIPEIELKTGEVSEWSDKGQHTTTFAEMHPLPQGGYLIDTPGIRELGVIDIEKQELGHFFPEMRQLMNQCRFNNCRHINEPGCAVVEAVNEGSINLSRYESYLSIYHGNDTRS; encoded by the coding sequence ATGCAGGGATTAGTTATAAAGTCGACAGGTAGTTGGTATCAGGTGGAAACAGAGGATGGAACTGTTTTGGATTGCCGCATTAAAGGTATATTCAGAACAAAAGACATTAAAACAACTAATCCGATAGCTGTTGGTGATCGTGTGGAGATAGAGTTGGAGCCCGACCAGGACACCGGGATTATAAACAAGCTGAAAGAGCGAAAGAATTACATTATCCGGAAGTCGGTTAACCTTTCGAAACAGGCACAGATCATCGCCGCTAATTTGGATCAGGCGCTCCTTGTGGTTACCCTTGCTTCCCCGCGCACCTCACTGGGTTTCGTCGACCGTTTTCTCGTTACTGCCGAAGCATACGACGTTCCGGCAGGAATAATATTCAACAAGCTGGATCTGTTCAGCGATGAAGGACTTGAAATACTGGCAGAGTACGAAGAAATATATACCAGCATAGGATATCCATGTTACGAAGTTTCAGCGCTCGAAGGAACCAATCTGGAGCAGATTACCGATGTATTAAAAGACAAGGTAACATTGATTTCCGGCCATTCCGGTGTCGGAAAATCAACTCTGATCAACAAACTGATTCCAGAAATTGAATTGAAGACCGGAGAAGTATCCGAATGGAGCGATAAAGGCCAGCATACTACAACCTTTGCCGAAATGCATCCGCTGCCCCAGGGCGGTTACCTGATAGACACTCCAGGTATCCGCGAACTTGGTGTCATCGATATAGAAAAACAGGAGCTCGGCCATTTCTTTCCCGAAATGCGCCAACTCATGAATCAATGCCGCTTCAACAACTGCCGCCACATCAACGAACCCGGCTGCGCAGTGGTAGAAGCAGTCAACGAAGGGAGTATCAACCTTTCCAGATACGAAAGCTATCTTAGTATTTATCACGGTAATGATACAAGAAGCTGA
- a CDS encoding MFS transporter codes for MEEVKLREKVAYGFGDAASSMFWKLFTMYLLFFYTDVFGIEAALVGTMFLITRIWDSLLDPFIGVVTDRTKSRWGKFRPYLLYVAIPFGIIGVFTFTTPSLGASGKLIYAYVSYSLMMMIYSLINVPYASLLGVMSADPKVRTELSSFRMIFAFIGSIVVLLLVEPLVEFFSKQKNALVPDLAFGWQMAAIVFAAIAVSLFILCFAWTKERVKPLLHESGSLKQDISDLFKNKPWWILLVAGIATLIFNSVRDGAAVYYFKYYVADAAVVQLGFADVSLTLTTLYFVLGQAANIVGIILVNPVSRRIGKKKSFLFAMLFATVFNTMFYFMGSNDITWIMTLQVLVSICAGSVTPLLWSMYADIADFSEWRTGRRATGLIFSSSSMSQKFGWSLGGALAGWLLGYFGFKANVVQTEEVQHGLRLMLSFFPAAATILSVLFISWYPLSEGKIAEVTSDLELRRKNALMAEN; via the coding sequence ATGGAAGAAGTAAAATTAAGAGAGAAAGTGGCCTATGGCTTTGGTGATGCAGCTTCATCAATGTTCTGGAAACTATTTACTATGTACCTGTTGTTCTTTTACACCGATGTTTTTGGGATAGAAGCAGCACTAGTAGGTACGATGTTCCTGATTACCCGCATCTGGGACTCCTTGCTTGATCCTTTTATAGGAGTAGTGACAGACAGAACAAAGTCGCGGTGGGGCAAATTCAGGCCTTATCTTCTGTATGTAGCGATTCCCTTCGGAATCATCGGGGTCTTTACATTTACAACGCCGAGCCTTGGAGCTTCGGGCAAGCTTATTTATGCATACGTGAGTTACTCCCTGATGATGATGATCTATTCGTTGATCAATGTGCCGTATGCTTCGCTACTTGGCGTGATGTCTGCTGATCCGAAAGTAAGAACTGAACTGTCTTCTTTCCGGATGATATTCGCCTTTATCGGAAGCATTGTTGTTCTCCTGTTGGTTGAACCCCTTGTTGAGTTTTTTAGCAAGCAGAAGAATGCGCTTGTTCCTGACTTGGCATTCGGCTGGCAAATGGCGGCAATCGTTTTTGCGGCAATAGCTGTGAGTCTTTTTATTCTTTGTTTTGCCTGGACAAAAGAACGGGTAAAGCCCCTTCTCCATGAAAGTGGTTCTTTAAAGCAGGACATCAGCGATCTTTTTAAGAATAAACCGTGGTGGATACTTCTTGTGGCCGGCATTGCCACATTGATATTTAACTCGGTGAGAGATGGCGCAGCTGTTTATTATTTTAAGTACTATGTTGCCGACGCCGCAGTCGTTCAGCTGGGCTTCGCTGATGTGTCTCTAACACTAACTACGTTGTATTTCGTTCTCGGACAGGCAGCCAATATCGTTGGGATAATTCTTGTAAATCCTGTCTCAAGAAGGATAGGGAAGAAGAAGAGTTTCTTGTTCGCTATGCTTTTTGCTACGGTATTTAATACGATGTTTTACTTCATGGGTAGTAATGATATTACATGGATTATGACGTTGCAGGTTTTAGTTAGCATTTGCGCCGGCAGCGTTACTCCCTTGTTGTGGTCAATGTATGCAGACATAGCTGATTTTTCTGAGTGGAGAACAGGCCGGCGTGCAACAGGCTTAATCTTCTCGTCGTCTTCCATGTCTCAGAAGTTTGGATGGTCATTGGGCGGGGCTCTGGCAGGCTGGTTGCTTGGATATTTCGGATTTAAGGCAAACGTTGTTCAAACAGAGGAAGTGCAGCATGGTCTTCGTTTAATGCTTAGTTTCTTTCCTGCAGCGGCAACAATACTCTCAGTTTTATTTATTTCATGGTATCCATTAAGTGAAGGAAAAATAGCTGAAGTGACAAGCGACCTGGAGCTTAGAAGGAAGAACGCTTTGATGGCTGAAAACTGA
- a CDS encoding homoserine kinase produces the protein MKDTIRVFAPATVANVVCGFDILGFAVDAPGDEVIMRRKAEPGVTITKITGDEGRLPMDAAKNTVSASVQHYLKHIERTDIGVEIELHKKMPIGSGLGSSSASTVAGLFAINTMLDEPLTRDELVPFAMKGEELACGSGHADNVAPALLGGFVLIRSYEPLDLIKLPYPESLYCAIVFPDVDVPTRDARQMIRSKVLLKDAVIQWGNVAGLVSGLFMKDIDLIGRSMKDVLVEPVRSILIPDFYKLRETAMEAGAVSFGISGSGPSVFSFARDEETANRITSRIQKHLSERQIGSLTYVSPVNGEGPKVLG, from the coding sequence ATGAAAGATACAATAAGAGTTTTTGCTCCTGCTACCGTGGCGAATGTAGTTTGCGGTTTTGATATTCTTGGTTTTGCTGTTGATGCTCCGGGTGATGAGGTAATTATGAGAAGGAAGGCTGAACCGGGTGTTACAATTACAAAAATTACGGGGGATGAAGGCCGTTTGCCGATGGACGCTGCGAAAAATACCGTAAGCGCAAGCGTTCAGCACTATCTCAAACACATTGAGAGAACAGATATCGGAGTTGAAATAGAACTTCATAAAAAAATGCCTATCGGAAGTGGCCTCGGTTCCAGCTCAGCAAGTACGGTTGCCGGCTTATTTGCAATCAATACCATGCTGGACGAGCCGTTGACCCGCGACGAGCTTGTTCCGTTTGCAATGAAAGGAGAGGAACTTGCCTGTGGTTCCGGGCATGCCGACAATGTGGCACCCGCATTGCTGGGCGGATTTGTCCTGATCAGAAGTTACGAGCCTCTTGACTTAATTAAACTTCCGTATCCCGAATCTTTATACTGCGCGATTGTCTTTCCGGACGTCGACGTCCCTACCCGGGATGCACGACAAATGATCCGCAGTAAGGTGCTTCTGAAAGACGCTGTTATTCAGTGGGGAAACGTTGCCGGTTTGGTTTCAGGCTTGTTTATGAAGGATATTGACCTTATTGGAAGAAGCATGAAAGATGTACTGGTTGAACCGGTGCGTTCTATTCTCATCCCCGACTTTTACAAGCTTAGAGAAACGGCCATGGAAGCAGGTGCTGTTAGCTTTGGTATTTCTGGCTCAGGTCCTTCGGTTTTTTCTTTTGCTAGAGACGAGGAGACTGCTAACAGAATCACCAGTCGCATTCAGAAGCATTTATCAGAGCGGCAGATTGGAAGCCTGACCTACGTTTCGCCTGTAAATGGTGAAGGACCGAAGGTGCTGGGATAA